One window from the genome of Gimesia aquarii encodes:
- a CDS encoding UbiX family flavin prenyltransferase gives MSNVVVAITGASGSIYAVRLVEVLMAAGRTVHLTMSPAATYVLKQELGLKIDLEEFDPKQLLPDPSNLPEDSAISKMKNASNEDFALSSVLGESDVKQGELIYHHYQDFMSGIASGSFLTAGMVICPCSMGTLGSIASGACNNLIHRAADVHLKERRKLILVARETPLGLIPLENMVRLTQAGATIMPAAPGFYHNPVTIHDLVDFISGRICDHLGIKHDIHQRWGS, from the coding sequence ATGTCTAACGTTGTCGTTGCAATCACAGGGGCCAGTGGTTCCATTTATGCCGTACGATTGGTCGAAGTTCTGATGGCTGCCGGCCGCACCGTACACCTTACGATGAGCCCGGCTGCGACTTATGTGTTAAAGCAGGAACTCGGACTCAAGATCGACTTAGAGGAATTCGACCCCAAGCAACTTCTTCCCGATCCTTCGAACCTCCCGGAAGATAGCGCGATCAGCAAAATGAAGAATGCGTCCAACGAAGATTTTGCGTTGAGTTCTGTGCTGGGGGAATCCGATGTGAAACAGGGAGAACTGATTTATCATCATTACCAGGATTTTATGTCGGGTATTGCCAGCGGGTCTTTTTTGACTGCCGGCATGGTGATCTGTCCCTGTTCGATGGGAACCCTGGGAAGTATCGCCTCGGGGGCTTGTAACAACCTGATTCATCGGGCTGCCGATGTGCATTTGAAAGAGCGACGCAAGCTGATTTTGGTAGCCCGCGAAACGCCACTCGGTTTGATTCCGCTGGAGAATATGGTTCGTTTGACGCAAGCCGGTGCGACGATCATGCCGGCTGCACCTGGCTTTTATCATAATCCGGTTACGATTCATGATTTGGTCGATTTCATTTCAGGGCGGATTTGTGATCATCTGGGAATCAAGCACGACATTCATCAACGCTGGGGCAGCTAG
- the ispF gene encoding 2-C-methyl-D-erythritol 2,4-cyclodiphosphate synthase encodes MASQQISDNLPEIRIGSGQDCHRLESGYQLILGGVPIDFDMGLVGHSDADVLLHAITDALLGAAGLGDIGEMFPNTDDRWKDADSRNLLMTAYQEVQKADWQIVNLDCTISAERPKLAGYKPSIRKSIAKTLNIHEQQINIKAKTGERVGPVGRQEAMTADAIVLLTREKQNN; translated from the coding sequence ATGGCATCACAACAGATATCTGACAATTTACCTGAAATACGAATTGGTTCCGGCCAGGACTGTCACCGGCTTGAATCCGGTTACCAACTCATTTTAGGAGGAGTCCCCATTGATTTTGATATGGGGCTTGTTGGACATAGTGATGCGGACGTCTTACTCCATGCGATTACGGATGCTTTATTGGGAGCAGCAGGCCTTGGTGATATCGGTGAGATGTTTCCCAATACAGATGATCGCTGGAAAGATGCTGATTCAAGAAATTTACTTATGACAGCCTACCAGGAGGTTCAGAAGGCGGATTGGCAAATTGTAAACCTGGATTGCACAATTTCGGCAGAACGACCTAAACTAGCCGGTTACAAACCATCAATTCGAAAATCAATCGCCAAAACACTCAACATTCACGAGCAGCAAATTAACATCAAAGCCAAGACAGGAGAACGTGTGGGCCCGGTGGGAAGACAAGAAGCGATGACGGCAGATGCCATCGTGCTTTTAACACGTGAGAAACAAAATAACTAG
- a CDS encoding transcriptional regulator: protein MNTRLSDESDSASLPREVIDLGKKIAELPPELQSQLEVSYSRVVESVKRRRRILGLIQEALAQLRLDVKYLMFDLDATKKERDELKARLEET, encoded by the coding sequence ATGAATACGCGACTTTCCGACGAATCAGATAGTGCAAGTTTACCCCGTGAAGTAATCGATCTGGGTAAGAAAATCGCAGAGCTTCCACCAGAGCTTCAGTCGCAGTTGGAAGTTTCCTATTCACGAGTTGTGGAATCTGTGAAACGCCGCCGTCGTATTCTGGGTCTGATTCAAGAAGCATTGGCTCAGCTACGTCTGGATGTCAAATATCTGATGTTCGATTTGGATGCTACCAAAAAAGAACGTGACGAATTGAAAGCACGCCTCGAAGAAACCTAA
- the mutL gene encoding DNA mismatch repair endonuclease MutL, with amino-acid sequence MERKASVESISRIHQLDTSVINKIAAGEVIERPASAVKELLDNSVDALATRIEVDIMNGGADLIRVVDNGEGIHPDDLLLAVSSHATSKITSADDLFSVQTMGFRGEALASISEVSQFRIRTRTADQSQGLEFEVNTGAAGKPQPCGCPLGTSIEIRQLFANTPVRRKFLKTTKTEFGHISEQFTRAALAHPRLYMVLRHNNKVIFDLPPSDNLIDRLRLFYGKKLADHLIWVESEVDDIRIWGYVSHPSQNKSTRKGQYLFLNGRWIQDRTLQHALTEAYRGLLMVGRQPISFLYLDMPASMVDVNVHPTKSEVRFRDGQNLYRQLLSTLRSQFLSMDLQTQMSLTKKGDIDSGSITPPEIPQQKQTQMDLTSWAKEQLGQATEERPPIQVNSTPRSISSRPDPARPFSSQGTTARESTTLARFQEAAERALSQSEEVSTEPVLIPESDRQEDQFAEVATADLRPIQVLNCYIVVEIKGALTIIDQHALHERIMYEYFRKRVLAQSVESQKLLVPLTVEMSPKETALILDHAEMLNSFGLGIEEFGGNTLLVNSYPVMLQRVNLEQLVRDIADNLDQSKQPSRRDLLDDLITMMSCKAAIKAGQRLTQEEIFSLLEQRHLIDDAHHCPHGRPSALVLSHAELDRQFGRMG; translated from the coding sequence ATGGAACGGAAGGCCTCTGTGGAATCGATTTCCCGCATTCATCAACTCGATACCAGCGTGATTAACAAGATCGCCGCGGGGGAAGTCATCGAGCGTCCAGCCAGTGCTGTCAAAGAGTTGCTCGATAACAGTGTCGATGCACTGGCTACCCGAATCGAAGTCGACATCATGAATGGAGGGGCCGACCTGATTCGCGTCGTCGATAACGGCGAAGGCATTCACCCTGACGATTTATTGCTCGCCGTTTCCAGCCATGCCACCAGTAAAATTACTTCAGCCGATGATCTCTTCAGCGTGCAGACCATGGGCTTTCGCGGCGAGGCGCTGGCTTCGATTTCCGAAGTCAGCCAGTTTCGTATTCGCACACGCACAGCCGATCAATCTCAGGGTCTCGAATTTGAAGTCAATACGGGAGCCGCTGGTAAACCACAGCCCTGCGGCTGCCCTTTAGGAACGTCGATTGAAATCAGGCAGCTCTTTGCCAATACACCAGTGCGACGAAAATTCCTGAAAACGACCAAAACCGAGTTTGGGCATATCAGCGAACAGTTTACCCGCGCGGCACTCGCACATCCTCGACTCTACATGGTGTTACGGCACAATAATAAAGTCATCTTTGATCTGCCCCCTTCAGATAATCTGATCGATCGCCTGCGTCTGTTTTATGGAAAGAAACTGGCCGATCACTTGATCTGGGTTGAGTCAGAAGTGGATGACATTCGCATTTGGGGATATGTGTCTCATCCCAGTCAAAATAAATCGACTCGCAAAGGGCAGTACCTGTTTTTAAATGGTCGCTGGATTCAAGATCGCACGTTGCAGCATGCGTTGACCGAAGCCTATCGAGGACTACTCATGGTGGGGCGACAACCGATCTCGTTCCTTTATCTGGATATGCCGGCTTCGATGGTTGATGTGAATGTGCATCCGACGAAATCGGAAGTGCGGTTTCGGGACGGCCAGAATCTGTATCGTCAGTTACTTTCGACGTTGCGCAGCCAGTTTCTGAGTATGGACTTGCAAACGCAGATGTCACTGACCAAAAAAGGTGACATTGATTCTGGTTCAATCACACCGCCTGAAATACCTCAGCAAAAACAAACACAAATGGACCTGACCAGCTGGGCGAAGGAACAATTGGGACAAGCGACCGAAGAGCGTCCTCCGATACAAGTGAATTCTACACCGCGTTCAATTTCCAGCAGACCCGATCCAGCCAGACCATTTAGCAGTCAGGGTACGACTGCCCGTGAGAGCACAACACTTGCCAGGTTTCAGGAAGCTGCCGAACGTGCGTTGTCACAATCTGAAGAGGTCAGTACAGAGCCCGTTCTGATTCCGGAAAGTGATCGACAGGAAGATCAATTTGCGGAAGTCGCGACTGCAGATTTACGACCGATTCAAGTATTGAACTGCTACATCGTCGTTGAGATCAAAGGGGCGCTGACAATCATCGATCAACACGCACTCCATGAACGAATTATGTATGAATATTTCCGGAAGCGTGTGTTGGCCCAGTCTGTCGAATCACAGAAGTTACTCGTCCCTTTGACGGTTGAGATGAGTCCCAAAGAGACGGCTCTCATTCTGGACCATGCGGAAATGCTCAACAGCTTTGGTCTGGGCATCGAAGAATTCGGCGGCAACACTCTATTGGTAAACAGCTATCCTGTGATGTTACAGCGGGTGAATCTGGAGCAGTTAGTTCGCGACATTGCCGATAACCTCGATCAATCCAAACAGCCTTCCCGACGGGACCTGCTGGATGATTTAATCACGATGATGTCGTGTAAAGCCGCCATCAAAGCGGGGCAGCGTTTGACACAGGAAGAAATCTTCAGCCTGCTCGAACAACGCCATCTCATCGATGACGCCCATCATTGTCCACATGGAAGACCCTCGGCATTAGTACTCAGCCATGCCGAACTCGACCGACAATTCGGTCGTATGGGCTAG
- a CDS encoding 3-keto-disaccharide hydrolase — protein sequence MKPHYFCLLACLIIFLSLPQTADSQAPGNWQSISVDGLDDWSDPGKWWSSEKGVIVAESVGGKSLPKIHHLIWDGKLKDNFEFRLEYRIISRAPQDAGVYFLVDRSQKVNKKGNLAGYQAELDTANLYSTNRWQREGKLFGHIFDGKRHRMFKRGNRVRIEANEKEKIVPLPHSFQATKVFRKPPEWNNCLVRVKGNMVQLYLNGKLANEIVDRVVEKRPSGDAIALQFRPNGAYRFEVRRLKFRTLD from the coding sequence ATGAAACCACATTATTTCTGCCTTCTTGCTTGTTTAATCATATTCCTCTCACTACCTCAGACTGCTGATTCCCAGGCACCCGGAAACTGGCAATCAATCAGTGTTGATGGTCTCGATGATTGGAGCGATCCAGGCAAATGGTGGTCATCAGAAAAGGGAGTCATCGTCGCTGAGTCGGTTGGCGGGAAATCGCTACCGAAAATTCACCATTTGATTTGGGACGGCAAGCTAAAAGATAATTTCGAATTCCGACTGGAATATCGAATCATAAGTAGGGCGCCACAGGATGCTGGAGTCTATTTTCTTGTGGATCGAAGTCAAAAGGTTAATAAGAAGGGGAATCTAGCCGGATATCAGGCCGAATTAGATACCGCAAACCTTTATAGCACCAATCGATGGCAACGCGAGGGCAAGTTATTCGGTCACATTTTTGATGGAAAACGACACCGAATGTTTAAACGTGGCAACCGAGTCAGAATCGAGGCAAATGAAAAAGAAAAGATTGTACCTCTCCCACATTCATTTCAAGCGACTAAGGTCTTTCGGAAGCCACCAGAATGGAATAACTGTCTGGTTCGAGTCAAAGGCAATATGGTTCAGCTCTACTTAAACGGAAAGCTGGCCAATGAGATTGTCGATCGCGTTGTCGAGAAGCGACCATCTGGCGATGCAATTGCACTACAATTTCGACCCAACGGTGCCTATCGATTTGAAGTCAGAAGACTGAAGTTCAGAACGCTTGACTAG
- a CDS encoding UbiD family decarboxylase, with amino-acid sequence MNNTIMMNADHLADFVTDFEESGQVRRISAPVESELEITAITEYVIKSNQNGTAPALLFDNVIGHKIPVLTNLYGSLPRMLQILRTGSLDTIADRVTGLLQPDLPEGWLDSLQMIPQFSQLLNIKPRVVKTASCQQVVKLGRDVNLREFPLLKCWPDEEYSTITAAQIVTFDPDTNTRFVNTRPIQVISDQQLAIRWSQHDAGHQLLQKYQSRAQQMPVAVVLGADPVCLYTAHAPLPTPTDPYAFSGFLRNRALELVKGRTIDLDVPAQAEIVMEGFIDTTTEPQEVSVVANPTGFYSSAEMVFPLHLSAVTHRANPIWPALIPAAPPAEEGIFSQATGRIFLPLLKLIVPEIVDVHFPSAGVGRYLMFVSIQKSYPQQARRVVNALWSLERLLSLKMIFVVDQDVNVHDEQEIWYHVSTNVNTGRDLIYSEGPGDVYDHSSNVMGIGHKLGFDATRKSTAEGHSREWPAALKMTSDIQQRVRSRLDELGLS; translated from the coding sequence ATGAATAACACCATAATGATGAATGCGGACCATCTGGCCGATTTTGTAACAGACTTCGAAGAATCGGGGCAGGTAAGACGCATCTCTGCTCCGGTGGAATCGGAGTTGGAAATCACTGCGATTACAGAATATGTCATCAAGTCGAACCAGAATGGTACTGCACCAGCCCTGTTGTTCGATAACGTGATCGGGCATAAAATCCCTGTTCTCACAAACTTGTATGGTAGTCTGCCGCGGATGCTGCAGATTTTGCGTACTGGTTCTCTCGATACGATTGCCGATCGAGTAACGGGGTTGTTACAGCCTGACCTTCCGGAAGGCTGGCTCGATTCTTTGCAGATGATTCCGCAGTTTTCGCAGTTACTCAATATCAAACCGCGGGTTGTCAAAACAGCCAGTTGCCAACAGGTGGTCAAATTAGGTCGCGATGTCAATCTCAGAGAATTTCCTCTCCTAAAGTGTTGGCCGGATGAAGAATATTCGACAATCACGGCGGCGCAAATTGTGACCTTTGATCCCGATACCAATACCCGATTTGTCAACACACGTCCGATTCAAGTCATTTCAGATCAGCAATTGGCCATTCGCTGGAGCCAACATGACGCGGGTCACCAGCTCTTGCAGAAGTATCAGTCTCGCGCGCAGCAAATGCCAGTGGCGGTTGTATTAGGAGCCGATCCCGTTTGCCTCTATACAGCTCACGCACCACTTCCAACGCCAACGGATCCTTATGCTTTCAGCGGTTTTCTTCGCAATCGCGCTTTGGAACTGGTCAAAGGTCGTACCATCGATCTTGATGTTCCCGCACAGGCCGAAATTGTAATGGAAGGCTTCATTGATACCACAACAGAACCACAGGAAGTGAGTGTGGTTGCCAACCCCACAGGTTTTTATAGTTCGGCGGAAATGGTGTTCCCATTGCATTTGTCTGCCGTCACGCATCGCGCGAATCCGATTTGGCCGGCTTTGATTCCTGCCGCACCGCCCGCGGAAGAAGGCATCTTTTCTCAGGCAACCGGACGGATCTTTCTGCCCTTGTTGAAATTAATAGTACCGGAAATTGTAGATGTTCATTTTCCCTCAGCAGGTGTGGGGCGCTATCTGATGTTTGTGAGTATTCAGAAATCCTATCCACAGCAGGCACGCCGCGTTGTGAATGCATTGTGGAGTCTGGAACGCTTACTCTCATTAAAGATGATTTTCGTCGTGGATCAGGATGTGAACGTGCATGATGAGCAGGAAATCTGGTATCATGTCAGTACGAATGTGAATACCGGACGTGATTTGATTTACTCAGAAGGTCCCGGCGATGTGTATGATCACAGTTCAAATGTGATGGGTATCGGCCATAAGCTGGGATTCGATGCGACCCGGAAATCAACGGCAGAAGGCCATTCCCGCGAATGGCCCGCTGCACTCAAAATGACATCAGACATACAACAGCGCGTACGTAGCCGATTAGATGAATTAGGCCTTTCCTGA
- a CDS encoding bile acid:sodium symporter family protein — protein sequence MLQRFLLFWLILLSAVAVFWDQLIPFDFHPFHASKPYLSYLFALTMFVIGALLPADEVREVFRRWHTVLSGTFVQYTVMPGLAYLMSLFFLNNPELRIGIILVGCVPGAMASNVLTLAARGNVSYSVCLTTTATLLSPLIVPLFLYLAVAGTDIDAVQLAIDTFVKLLLQVVIPVIAGHLLARKNQRFSRFMQLIGPTFANLSILWIIATIISLNQNRLQQVFLSLAAALLVINILGYLFGYLAGAVVKLDEAKRRALTLEVGMQNAGLGAVLASDLFPGKELIALPPALYMFGCMLTGTILAQVWSRKQKFKETAEDQSEETLST from the coding sequence ATGCTGCAACGCTTTCTGCTATTCTGGCTGATTCTATTATCTGCTGTCGCTGTCTTCTGGGATCAACTCATTCCCTTCGATTTCCACCCCTTTCATGCTTCGAAGCCTTATCTTTCGTATTTATTTGCTTTGACGATGTTCGTTATCGGCGCACTGCTTCCCGCCGATGAAGTACGGGAGGTCTTCCGCCGTTGGCATACCGTATTAAGTGGCACATTTGTGCAATATACTGTCATGCCGGGATTGGCTTATCTGATGAGTCTGTTCTTTTTGAACAATCCAGAGTTGCGCATTGGTATTATTCTGGTAGGCTGTGTTCCCGGTGCCATGGCCTCGAATGTATTAACCCTGGCTGCACGAGGGAACGTCAGTTATTCGGTCTGCCTGACCACAACAGCGACCCTGCTCTCCCCCCTGATCGTCCCGCTGTTCTTGTATCTCGCAGTTGCGGGTACTGATATTGACGCAGTACAACTCGCGATCGACACATTTGTGAAATTACTACTACAGGTTGTCATTCCCGTGATTGCCGGGCATCTGCTCGCTCGCAAAAATCAACGATTCAGTCGATTCATGCAGTTAATTGGACCGACGTTCGCCAATCTTTCGATCTTATGGATCATTGCGACCATTATCAGTTTGAATCAGAATCGTCTGCAACAGGTATTTTTGTCTCTCGCGGCGGCTTTACTGGTGATTAACATTTTGGGATATCTGTTTGGATATCTCGCCGGTGCGGTCGTCAAACTTGATGAAGCAAAACGAAGAGCACTAACACTCGAAGTGGGCATGCAGAACGCTGGTTTGGGAGCAGTTCTGGCGAGCGATTTGTTTCCGGGCAAAGAATTGATTGCACTTCCGCCCGCCCTTTACATGTTTGGTTGTATGTTGACGGGAACCATCCTGGCGCAAGTCTGGTCACGGAAACAAAAGTTTAAAGAAACAGCAGAAGATCAAAGTGAGGAAACGTTATCAACGTAA
- a CDS encoding tetratricopeptide repeat protein — MHVLESELQNLTFFYEAKRWEEGLYLTQTLLQEYPDDGRIWEFSGLICREFNCFQGALHAFETANTLIPLSENAQIALADCYIHSEKQELALEIFKYLFQKNGIQPSLLALVKSRLKLLHESGTKMNDVVSVMENSEITAEQHYNLAFYMGNTGYPVKIIEQEIKKAIQLAPDHLEYRVGLAGFLSQVDRAKEGYQYVAQLTSEYISELTCECCLKRLVNVYIAANDQQKAASCLDRLKEIKSEIRKESLSQDGH, encoded by the coding sequence ATGCATGTACTTGAAAGTGAGTTGCAGAACCTGACTTTTTTTTATGAGGCAAAGCGTTGGGAAGAAGGGCTCTATTTAACTCAAACCCTTTTGCAAGAATATCCCGACGATGGTCGAATCTGGGAATTCAGCGGTTTAATCTGCCGGGAATTCAATTGCTTTCAAGGTGCCCTGCATGCCTTCGAAACAGCTAATACCTTAATCCCACTTTCAGAGAATGCACAAATTGCATTAGCCGACTGCTACATCCATTCCGAAAAACAGGAGTTAGCTCTTGAGATCTTTAAGTACTTGTTCCAAAAAAATGGCATTCAACCTTCGTTGCTTGCTTTAGTGAAGAGCCGTTTAAAACTTCTGCATGAATCGGGAACAAAAATGAACGACGTCGTTTCCGTCATGGAAAATTCAGAAATCACAGCGGAACAACACTATAACCTGGCTTTCTATATGGGAAATACAGGCTACCCGGTAAAAATCATCGAGCAGGAAATCAAAAAAGCCATTCAGCTGGCACCAGATCATCTCGAATACCGAGTTGGGCTGGCTGGATTTTTGAGTCAGGTAGATCGAGCCAAAGAAGGCTATCAATATGTGGCACAACTCACATCGGAATACATTTCTGAGCTGACTTGTGAGTGTTGTTTAAAACGACTCGTTAACGTTTATATTGCTGCAAACGATCAGCAGAAAGCAGCTAGCTGTCTCGACAGGTTAAAAGAAATCAAAAGTGAAATAAGAAAAGAAAGTTTGAGTCAAGATGGCCATTGA
- the fbaA gene encoding class II fructose-bisphosphate aldolase: MPIATPAQYAAMLDAAQEGNYAYPAMNVTSLVTINGALKAFAEKKSDGIIQVSTGGGQFASGLEQKDAVLGAIILAEATHRLAERYDVLIALHTDHCQPGKVDSFLKPLIAETARRREAGLPNLFQSHMLDASELPLKENLELSVELLKLCAANEIILEVEAGVVGGEEDGVDNSDQPADKLYTSPEDMVAVYEALNGLGRYMFAATFGNVHGSYKPGSVKLRPEILKLGQEAVVAKYGKEAAFDLVFHGGSGTPEDQLRETLEYGVVKMNIDTDTQYAFTRPVVDHMMKNYDGVLKIEGEVGNKKVYDPRSYLKAAEQGVATRMGEACDDLYSTGKTIFGKV, encoded by the coding sequence ATGCCGATTGCAACCCCAGCTCAATACGCAGCGATGCTGGATGCCGCTCAAGAAGGTAATTATGCCTATCCCGCAATGAACGTGACTTCTTTAGTCACAATCAATGGTGCATTAAAAGCGTTTGCAGAAAAGAAATCAGATGGAATCATTCAGGTTTCCACAGGTGGTGGCCAATTTGCCTCAGGCCTGGAACAGAAAGACGCCGTCCTGGGGGCAATCATTTTAGCAGAAGCAACTCACCGATTGGCAGAACGATACGATGTGCTGATTGCCCTGCATACAGACCATTGCCAACCAGGAAAAGTTGATTCATTCCTGAAACCATTAATTGCCGAAACAGCCCGACGTCGTGAGGCCGGACTTCCAAACTTATTCCAGTCGCATATGTTGGATGCATCGGAATTACCTTTAAAAGAAAATCTGGAATTGTCTGTCGAACTCTTAAAGCTATGTGCAGCAAATGAAATCATTCTTGAAGTAGAAGCCGGTGTTGTGGGTGGCGAAGAAGATGGAGTCGACAACTCGGATCAGCCTGCCGACAAACTTTATACTTCCCCCGAAGACATGGTTGCCGTCTATGAAGCACTGAATGGTCTGGGCCGTTATATGTTTGCGGCAACTTTTGGAAACGTGCATGGCAGTTACAAACCGGGTTCGGTCAAGCTACGACCAGAAATTCTCAAGCTCGGCCAGGAAGCAGTAGTTGCCAAATATGGTAAAGAGGCAGCGTTCGATCTCGTGTTTCATGGTGGATCAGGTACCCCTGAAGATCAACTGCGTGAGACTCTGGAATATGGTGTCGTGAAGATGAATATTGATACTGACACACAGTATGCCTTCACTCGTCCTGTAGTAGATCACATGATGAAGAACTACGATGGCGTCTTAAAAATTGAAGGAGAAGTTGGCAACAAAAAAGTTTACGACCCCCGAAGCTATCTGAAAGCGGCAGAACAGGGTGTCGCAACTCGAATGGGCGAAGCTTGTGATGACCTCTATTCCACAGGAAAGACGATCTTCGGCAAGGTTTAG
- the ubiE gene encoding bifunctional demethylmenaquinone methyltransferase/2-methoxy-6-polyprenyl-1,4-benzoquinol methylase UbiE: MNVDKTGSRVQQMFGEIAPRYDFMNHFLSGGVDYYWRWRTVRKVAPAGEAPILDVCTGTGDLAISYLKKTGGKTQVIGADFTHDMLKLALKKNNSAALNFLEADTQQLPFADNQFQIVSVSFGLRNVSDTRQGLKEMIRVCQPGGQVAVLEFSMPTNPLFRASYQFYFRHILPKMGQLLARNRQSAYNYLPESVSEFPYGKELADLMDECGLQGTRWYPLTFGIATLYVGTKPELSTERK, encoded by the coding sequence ATGAATGTAGATAAAACCGGCTCACGTGTGCAGCAGATGTTTGGCGAGATCGCGCCCCGCTATGACTTTATGAACCATTTTCTTTCGGGAGGTGTAGATTATTATTGGCGGTGGCGAACGGTGCGGAAAGTCGCACCGGCGGGAGAAGCACCGATTCTGGATGTCTGTACGGGAACCGGTGATCTTGCTATTTCGTATCTCAAAAAGACCGGCGGCAAAACACAAGTCATTGGTGCCGACTTCACGCATGATATGCTGAAGCTGGCACTGAAGAAAAACAACAGTGCAGCTCTGAATTTTCTTGAAGCAGATACGCAGCAGCTACCGTTTGCCGATAATCAGTTTCAGATTGTCTCTGTTTCATTTGGATTGAGAAATGTATCCGATACCAGACAGGGGCTCAAAGAAATGATTCGCGTTTGTCAGCCCGGTGGTCAGGTTGCTGTACTGGAATTTTCGATGCCCACCAATCCTCTATTTCGAGCCAGCTATCAATTTTATTTTCGACATATTTTACCAAAAATGGGACAATTACTGGCCCGCAACAGACAGTCAGCCTATAACTATCTGCCGGAGTCGGTATCAGAGTTTCCCTATGGCAAGGAGTTGGCCGATTTGATGGATGAGTGTGGATTACAGGGAACGCGCTGGTATCCACTCACATTCGGAATTGCCACGCTGTATGTGGGTACGAAACCGGAACTCTCAACTGAGAGGAAGTAA
- a CDS encoding DUF1559 domain-containing protein — protein sequence MLSRRTRLDRSTAHKRSAFTLIELLVVIAIIAILIALLLPAVQQAREAARRSSCKNNLKQIALATHNFHDTFREFPYATSDYEVTEDLSDPSNLPSTTWVTGHIQIMPFLEQDAIASRWDPEERRNSTVDTDGDGFTNAMLVQMIVPTFLCPSMPMPAPLTENRAPCSYIFSAGTPETTLLHYATYYGVPEPAFDGAIVPRILNPNSSTSPSYEKKTRMRDITDGTTNTFLMGETDFSPTGSPSTGTSVVGSVWAFGYAGYTWGTTHHPPNRHNGTTSYGSFRSLHPGGTHFAMVDGSVHFISENINMDLYRALSTRAGGEIVEFP from the coding sequence ATGTTGTCACGTAGAACGCGTCTGGATCGTTCCACAGCACACAAGCGGTCCGCTTTTACCCTCATCGAATTACTCGTTGTAATTGCGATTATTGCAATTCTGATTGCCCTGCTCTTACCGGCAGTCCAACAGGCGCGTGAAGCCGCCCGACGGAGTTCGTGTAAGAATAACCTGAAACAGATTGCTCTGGCGACGCATAATTTTCACGATACATTTCGCGAGTTTCCTTATGCAACTTCAGATTATGAGGTAACCGAAGATCTCTCAGATCCATCGAATCTTCCCTCAACAACCTGGGTCACAGGACATATTCAAATTATGCCGTTCCTGGAACAGGATGCCATTGCCTCTCGCTGGGATCCGGAAGAGAGACGTAACAGTACTGTTGACACAGATGGCGATGGCTTTACCAACGCGATGCTGGTGCAGATGATTGTCCCCACTTTTCTCTGCCCTTCGATGCCGATGCCTGCTCCCCTCACAGAAAACCGTGCTCCCTGTAGCTATATCTTTTCAGCGGGAACTCCGGAAACGACTCTTTTGCATTACGCAACTTACTATGGAGTACCTGAACCTGCATTTGATGGCGCGATTGTCCCACGAATTTTGAATCCTAATAGTTCAACGAGTCCCAGTTATGAAAAAAAGACCAGAATGCGTGACATCACTGATGGAACAACAAATACATTCTTAATGGGAGAAACCGACTTTTCACCAACAGGATCACCCTCAACTGGCACATCAGTTGTCGGTAGTGTCTGGGCATTTGGCTATGCGGGTTATACCTGGGGTACAACCCACCATCCGCCCAACCGGCACAACGGTACGACTAGTTATGGGTCATTCCGCAGTTTGCATCCAGGCGGAACTCACTTTGCGATGGTAGATGGCTCAGTTCACTTTATCTCTGAGAACATCAACATGGATCTGTATCGCGCACTTTCTACTCGTGCTGGCGGAGAAATCGTTGAGTTTCCTTAG
- a CDS encoding cyclic-phosphate processing receiver domain-containing protein: MRIYLDDVRPAPPGWRQVRWPEEAITLLETGNVREISLDHDLGDDTRGTGYDVLLWIEEAVATRDFDPPAIHVHTANPPARNRMLSALVSIQRLTECYCGAD, encoded by the coding sequence ATGAGAATCTATCTGGACGATGTACGACCGGCGCCGCCGGGCTGGCGGCAGGTACGCTGGCCTGAAGAAGCGATAACACTTTTAGAGACAGGCAACGTCAGAGAAATCAGTCTAGACCATGATCTGGGCGATGACACACGCGGGACGGGTTACGATGTGCTGCTGTGGATTGAAGAAGCCGTCGCCACGCGCGACTTCGATCCTCCGGCGATTCACGTGCACACCGCCAACCCACCGGCCCGCAACCGGATGCTTTCAGCCCTTGTTTCAATCCAGCGACTGACCGAGTGTTACTGCGGCGCGGATTGA